GCTCCCGGAGGATACGGCCACGTCCTTGATCGCCATCATGAGCGCCTCGCCTTCGACGAAAGCAAACGAGACATTGAGATTGCCGGGGAGGCGGTGAGGATCGCCGGCACCGTTCAAATAGACTTCGTCGAGATGGTCGCGCAGGTGCTGATGCAGTCGCTGCCGCAACCTCAGCAGGCGTTGGGCGTCGTCGTGCCGTTCTCTGGCCACGAGCTGCGCGGCCCTACCGAAGCCCACGATGCTCGGAACGTTCAGGGTACCGGAGCGCATGCCTCGCTCGTGTCCGCCCCCGTCCATCTCGGCAACCAAGCGTGCACGGGGTTTGGATCGGCGCACATACAGCGCGCCCACGCCTTTCGGCCCGTACATCTTGTGGGCGGAGAAGCTCGCCAGGTCGACCTTCATGGACTCGACATCGAAGTCCACTTTTCCGGCTGCTTGGACTGCATCGCAGTGAAAGAGAACACCCTTTTCGCGGGTCACCTCTCCGATTTCGGCAACGGGGTTGATTGTGCCAATTTCGTTATTGGCAGCCATGATCGAGACGACAATGGTCTTGTCCGTAATAGCGCGGCGGACGTCGTCCGGATCCACCAAACCGTCGCGTCTCACGTCCAGATAGGTAACCTTGAAGCCGCGTTTCTCGAGCCGCTTGCAGGTGTCGAGCACGGCCTTGTGCTCGGTTTTGGCCGTGATGATGTGGTCACCCTTCTCCTTGTAGAATTCTGCGATGCCCTTGAGAGCCAGGTTATCGCTTTCGGTTGCGCCCGAGGTGAACACGATCTCCTTTTCGCTGCGGGCATGGATCAACTCGGCGATCTGCTCGCGAGCGTACTCCACGGCCTCCTCGGCGACCCAGCCGAACACGTGATTGCGGCTGGCAGCGTTGCCGAACTTTTCCGTGAAATAGGGCAGCATGGCCTCGAGCACCCGCGGGTCCACCGGTGTCGTGGCGTGGTAGTCCATGTAGACGGGGAGCTTGACGGTCATGATCGTTACTCTTCTCCTCAGCCGCGGGCTGCGCTCTGCTGTGCACGAAAGCCTGCTACAAGATCGGGCTCCTCTTCGGCGGCTTCGTGGAGCTCGCAGGTACCGCATGCGTTCAGCAGGCGCCGGGGGTCGCACGTGCCGCAGGTCCGTAGATACTCGAGGCTGGCTTCGAGCTCGCCTTCGAGTTGACGCAGGCGCTTGAGCTGTGCGCGTGTCTCCGCCAGCCGATCGCGAAACAGCGACTCGATCTGGTGCATGGCACTGGGTGCCGAGCTACTGGCCTCGAACTGCCCCACGATGGCCTTGATCTCCGACAGCGAGAAGCCCATGTCCTGCAATTTCGTGATCCAGCTGACGCGCAGAACGGAATCCGCGTAGTACAGACGGTAGCCACCCTTGGATCGATGGGCGGGCTCGAGCAGGCCGAGCTCCTCGTACAGGTGCAGGGCTCGTACGGTCTTGCCGGTCTGGCGGGCGAGGTCCCCGACGCGCAGCATTCTGGGCGCAACGGGTCTTCCACCCCGCCTGGCGGGACCGAGTTGAATGGGGCCTGAGGTCATCGATCCAGTCGACTTACTCTTACGTATGCGTAAGGGTTAGACTACGGCTATATGTAAGTCTGGGCATCGACCATGTCAACCGGGAGCGCGAGGGAAGCGCGAGGCGTCCCGCCGCCGAACGCCAGGTGTCCGCCGGGCCATGCCGGCCAAAAGCGAAGTAATTTTGGACCCGTTCTGGCTGGCATGACTTGTGCCTAGCGTTGCGCTGAACCGTCCGCGGCGGGATGGACCCCGCAGGCGGCGGCCGAGCCATGTCCCTCATCGTTCCGATAGCGGTTGCCTGGCTGCTGGCGTTGCTCCTTTCGGCTTGGAGCGTGGGCCACGACTTGCGGCTCGAGCTCGCTCTCGCGGCGCTCGCCTTGGCGTGCTGCGCTCTCCTTGCTGCGGGTGCCGGCGCGAGGCGCTGGGACCTGTGGGGTGGAGTGCTGTCGCTGGCGACGTTGCTGGCGGGGCTGAGCCTCGGCGATGCGCCACAACCTCGCGTCGCCTACCCGGAAGCCGGCCTGTATCGGCTGCGGCTCAGGGTGCAGCAGGTTCGCCATGGGCCGGGCAACGAGGCCAGCACGCGGGCAACGGTGCTCGAAGGAAGTCGGGTGGCAGACCACCGCCCGCTGTTGCCGGGCACGCGCTTGCTCATCGGGCCCCGTCCCCTGCTCGAGGGGAGCGAAGTTTGGCTCCTGGCCCATGTGCGGCCCCTCACGAGCTTCCGCAATGCGACGGCTCGCCGACAGCCGCGCTCGTCGCATCCTATTGACGGCCTTGCCTGGATACCTGAGGTGTCACCCGTGCGCAGTGTCGGTATTTCGACACCGAGCCTGCTGGTCAGGCTCAGGCAGCGCGTGAGAACACGGCTCACGAAAACGCTGCAGCCGCGAACGGCCGGCATCGCGCGCGCGCTCATCCTGGGCGATGGGCGTGCGGTGCAAACCGCCGACAGGCAGGCGGTGCGGCAGGCAGGCCTCTCGCACATCCTGGCTGTTTCAGGGCTGCACGTGGCGATCATGAGCGGCGTGCTCGTGACGCTGCTGCGCCTGTTGCTGCTGCGCTGCGGGTGGCTCGCGAGGCGCTTCGAGGCCCGGCGGCTGGCGTGCCTGCTGGGGGCTCCGCTCGCGCTCGGTGTGGCAGCATTCGCGGGTGGCGCCCCGAGTGCGTGGCGGGCCGCCATCACGGCTGCGCTTGGCTGGTTGTTGGTCGCCGCAGGCAGGAAGCCGGCACCCGGGCCCTTGACCGCCGCTGCCGGACTCGCCTTCACCGTTGCTGCGCCCCAAGATGCAGCCCGGCCGGGGTTTCTCCTCTCCATCGTCGCAACCGCCGCGCTCGTGTCCGCGGCTCCCGCTCGTCGCGCCCGCTTCGCCGACCGCTTGCTGCAGGCTGCGGTCTTGAGCATCAGGGTGACGCTGGCCACTGCTCCCATTGTGTTGTGGTGCTTTGGCAGCTTGCCGCTGATAGGCGTCGTTGCCAACGTCGTTCTGGCTCCCGCCGCGGCCCATGTAGTGATCCCGCTTGCGGCGCTGCACTCCGCTGTGGCCCTTGTGGCGCCCGGTGCAGCTGGGCCCACCGGCTGGCTCATGGAGCACACAAGCGGGGCCTTCATCGCTGCCTGCGGCTGGTTCGGTGAGGCGCCCGGGGTCGATGTGCCACCGCTCAGCCCGCTCCAGGGCACCGTGTTGGCCGTCGCAGCGCTGACCTTGCTGGCGTTGCGCAGCTGGCCCAAGCGCGTGTGGGCCGCGATCCTGGCCACGGTTGTCCTTTTCGCGTTCGAAGTGTGGCAGCACCATGTGGGACAGCCCCGGGACGTGTTGCGCGTCACCTTCGTGGATGTGGGTCAGGGGGATGCGGCACTCATAGATCTGCCGGACGGCCGGGCCATGCTGATCGACGCCGGAGGCAACCCAGGCGGCGGCCCCGATCCCGGGACCCGGGCGCTGCTACCGCTTCTGGGAGAACGACGCCGCTCCCGCATCGACGTGGTTGCCATAACCCACCCACACCCGGATCATTACGGAGGGCTTGCCTCGCTGGTCGATCGCATACCCATCGGTGAGCTGTGGGACACGGGGCAGGGCAGCGCCGAGCAGCCTGACGGGGAGGCCGACAAGCTGTTCGCTCGTGCGCGGGGGCGCGCAACCCGTGTCATCGGTCCAGGAGAGCTTTGCGATCGACCTCGGCAGGCGGGCGGCGCCCGCATCGAGGTGCTGTGGCCGTGTCCCGGCTACGATCCAGGTCTCGATCTGAACGACAACTCGCTGGTGATTCGTATCGCCTTTGGCCGCCATCGCTTCTTGTTCACAGGCGACATCGAGCGCGAGGCCGAGAAGGCGCTCGTGCGGCAAGGGATCGATCTGCGGGCGGATGTGCTCAAGGTTCCGCACCACGGGTCTCGTACGTCCACCGATCCGACTTTTCTGGCGGCGGTGTCACCCAGGCTCGCCGTGCTGAGCACAGGGCGGGGCAATCGCTTCGGGCACCCGCACGCCGAGGTAGTACAGCGCCTCACGGCAGCAACGCGCAGACTCTTGCGCACCGACGAGGACGGTGGCGTGGTGGTCACCAGCGACGGCAACGAGCTCCGGGTTCGGACCTGGAGGGAGCAGATGGGTCCTTAGGGCCCGCGGAAGAATAATCCATCCATTTCGCCGGTTCTGACCACCGCTGGCTATGTTGCTCCTCCTCGAAGTATCCCCAATGCTCCTCGTCGTCGAGCCTCGCCAGCGGCGCCCAGTCCTCACCGAAACACCCGAGTCATTCTTCCGCGGGCCCTTACCTTCGAACGGGTCCTCGGCTCGATCGGCGGATCCGCCTGCGCATGCGCTGGCGCGAGCGTCCGGAGGTGGCCGTTGAAGTTCGTTCACGCTGCCGACCTGCATCTGGACAGCCCAATGGTTGGGCTCAGGCGCTACGAAGGCGCGCCAGTCGAGGAGATCCGCGCCGCCACGAGGCGAGCGCTGGAGAATCTGGTTGAGCTCTGCATAGCGGAGCGGGCAGAGCTCTTGCTGCTGGCCGGTGATCTGTACGATGGCGACTGGCGGGACTACTCGACAGGCCTCTTTTTCGCCGCGCAGATGTCGCGGCTGCGAGAAGCGAGCGTGCGGGTCGTGTGGATCCGCGGCAACCACGACGCTGCCAGCCAGATTACCCGCCACCTGCGTCTGCCCGAGGGTATGCATGAGCTTTCACCGCTCGAGCCGGCAACCTGCACGCTCGAGGATCTGGGTGTCGCCGTGCACGGCCAGGGCTTCGCCAAGCGGGCGATCACCGCGGATCTTGCCGCGACCTATCCGGAGCCCATCCCGGGCCTGTTCAACATCGGCCTGTTGCATACGTGCCTTACCGGGCGGGTCGGCCACGATCCGTATGCGCCTTGCACCACGGAAGCCCTGGTCAACAGGGGCTACGCATACTGGGCCCTAGGACACGTGCACCGGCGAGAGATCGTGTGCTCCGACCCCTGGATCGTGTTTCCGGGCAACCTGCAGGGCCGGCATGCGCGCGAGGTGGGCGACAAGGGCGCAACGCTGGTGACGGTCCAAGACGGCGCGGTGAGCCGGGTTGACCACGTAGCTCTGGACGTCGTGCGCTTCTGCCGCTCGGAGATCGACCTCAGCGACCTCGGCAGCCCCGACGACATGCTGGAGCACGCGCGCCGGCTCCTGGAGCGGGCCGCCGCAGCGGCCGAAGGGCGCACCCTTGCCGCGCGGATCGCGCTGGTGGGCAGCGGGGCACTTCAGCAGCGCCTGGAGGCCGATCCGGAACGATGGGAAAACGAGGTTCGCGTGCTCGCGACCGACCTCGGCGGCTACGGCGTGTGGCTCGAACGCCTGGACTTCGTTCCCGGGCCTTTGGCCAGCGATCCCACGACCCAGGGTGCGGAGGTGCTTCAGCGCCTGCTCGGGTCGATGCATCGGCTCAGGCGAGAGCCTCGGGCGCTGGAGGCGCTGATGAGCGAGCTCGGCCCGCTACGCAGCAAGCTGCCACCCGAGGTGCGGGCGGCTCCCGAGGGCGAGGGCCTGCGCCTGGACAGCCCGTCCGCTCTTGGAGCCCTGCTGGACGACGCGGAGCGCTTGCTGCGCAGCAAATTGGTACCAGCGGACGAACGGTCGTGAGACTGCTCGAGCTCGCGTTGCTCGCGTTTGGGCCGTTCAGCAACCTGACCCTGAGCTTCCGAGCCCCGGGGCCCAAGCTCGTCGTCGTGCACGGCCGCAACGAGGCGGGCAAGAGCACCGTGCTCCGGGCGGTGTCGGCACTTCTGTACGGGATTCCCCGCAGGACGACCGACGTGCAGGTGCATACCGCCTCGGCACTGCGCATCGGAGGCGTGCTTGAACTCGAGGACGGCACGGAGCTGCACCTGGTTCGGCGCCGGAGCGATTTCGCCGATCTGCTGGATCCCGCCGGTCAACCCATGGATGAGGCCGTGTTGACGCGCGCCCTCGGAGGCCTGCCGCAATCGCTCTTTGGGGCCATGTTCGGCCTGAGCCATGACAGCTTGAGGGAGGGCGCGGATGCGTTGCTGCGCGGTGGAGGCGACGTTGGAGAGAGCTTGTTCGACGCGTCGCTTGGAGGACGTGCGGTGCATGACGTGCTGGGCGAGCTGCGCCGGGAATCGGATGCCTTGTTTCGTCCGCGCGGAAAGAGCCCCAGGCTCAACGTGGCGCTTCGGCGCCTGCGTGAGGCCAAGGAGCGAAGCCGCAAGGCTGGTCTGGGCCTTGACGCTTGGCTGCAGCAAGAACAGGCGATCGCCCAGGCCGGCAGCGAGATCGAGCAGCTGAAGCAGCGACGGCACCGGCTGCGCGTGGAGCACAAGGGCCTGGAGCGGGCGCGGCAGGTGCTGCCGCTCTTGGGACGACTGCAGCAGCTGCGAGGGAAGCGCTCGGCGCTGGGCGACGTGGTGTTGCTGCCGAGCAGCGCCAGCAGCGAGCGAGTCGAGCTGCAGCGCAAACTGCTGGCTTGTCTCAGCGAACGCCAGCGCGTGGAGCAGGATACCGCCACGCTCACGCTGCGCAGGCGAGAGCTCGTCGTGCGCGAGGAGCTGGCTCAGGTGGACGAGCCTACCATGGAGGCTCTGACTGCGGATTTCGGCCGCTTCCGCGCGGCGGCCTCGGACCTGCCACGCCGGCGCGCCGAGGCCAAGGCGCTGCGGGAGGAGGTCAGAACGTCGCTCGACCGACTCAGCTGCGTAAGGAGCATCGATCAGGCCAGGGAGACGCGCGTGCCGTCGGCGCTTCAGGCACGGATTCGCAGGCTTGCGCACGAACAGGGTGCCCTGGAGGCTTCGATCTCCCAACTCGAGCGCAACGCCGGCAACCGGCGGCGCAAGCTGGACGCGCTGGCAGCACAAATGAGCAGCTTGCCGGCCGTGCAAGGGCTCGAGCCGTTGCGGCGCGCGCTCGTCGCGGCGCAGGGCCTCGGGGACATCGACTCCATCATCGGGCAGCGTCGTGCCGAGCGCGAGCAGATCAAGACCCGGACCGAGGTCGAGGCCGCGAGCCTCGGTTTGTCGAGCGCCGATCCCGCGGCGCTTGTCGCGCTGGCCTTGCCGGGGATCGAGACGGTCGAGCTTCATGCAAGCCAGCAGCGGGAACGCGACGCGCGTCGTGCCGAGCTGACTCGCCGCGAGCGCGAGCTGCTTCGCAGCAAGTCGGATACGCAGCAGCAGATCGACGAGCTTCGCCGCCAGGGGGACGTGCCGACGGAGTCCGAGCTCGGCGAGCGCCGTCAAGCGAGAGCCCGGGCGTGGCAGCAGCTGCGGGCGCACATGGGCCGGCCGGCGCGAAACGACGTTCCGGGCATTCCGGCAGCGCCGTTGGGGTGTCAGCCCGGCGAGCGGGTGACCCCGGCCGGACAGGGCAGCGACTCCGCTTGCGGCGATCGGGTGCTCGCTTACGAGCAGCTGGTCGCCGAAACAGACGAGATTGCCGACCGGCTGCGCAGAGAGGCCGGCCGCGTGGCCAAGCTCGCCGGGCTGCTCGCCGCGACAAGCCGCCATGACAACGACAGCCAGCGCTTGCAAGCCGAACAGCGGGAGCTTACCGGGTCCGAGCAGGCGGGTCAGCGCGCCTGGAACGAGCTGTGGTCCCCCCGCGGACTGTCACCCGCTTCGCCGGTCGAGATGCGCGGCTGGATGGCGCGATTTCAGGAGCTCAGAGCGCAGGCCATGCGCCAACTCGAGCTCGATCGCGAGCTCGAACGCCTGGTCGCGCGGCGCCGGCAGCAGCGCGCGTTGCTCCGCGAGCGCTTGGGCGAGGCGGGCCGGTGCCACCAGGCCGAGCAGTCCACCGATACGCTGGGTCCTGTGATCGACCAGGCGCTCGCGCTCGTGGCCGAGCTGGAGCAGCGCGCGTCGCAAGCGCGCATGCTCGCTCAGAGCTTCCAGATCGAGCAGGCCGAGCTAGGGGACCTGGAGCGTGAAGTCGGCGACAGCACCCTTGCGCACGCGACGTGGTCTGCGAGCTGGAAGGAAGCGATCGTGCAGCTTGGGATTCCGGCCGAGGCGACGCCGGCCGAGGCGTTGGCCGAGCTCGACGCCTTCGTGAACGTGCGAAGCAAGCTCGCGGAGCTCGACCGCCTCGAGAGGCGCATCGGCGCCATGGAGCGCGACGGCGAGCGGTTTCTGGCGCGCGCGCGAGAGCTCGCGGAGCGGACATGCCCGGAGCTTCGAGATTTGCAGCCCGAAGTCGCGGCGGAGCGCTTGTTGCGCATGCAGCGAAACCACAAGCAGCGCTTGGAGGCGAGGCGGCGCCTGGACGAGGATCTCGCCGACAAACGCGAGCTCCTAGCCGAGCTGAGCGGCCGCGAAGCTCAGGCACAGCGGGGCCTCGCGCTGCTCATGCAGGCGGCCCGCGCCACCAGCATCGAGCGACTCGAGCTCGCCGAACAGCAATCGGAGGCTGCTCTGCGACTGGACTCGGAGCTTTTGGAGACCGAGGCTCAACTGCTGGCCGCCGGTCAGGGGGCTGGCCTCGAGACGCTGCTGGCCGAAACACGCGACCTCGATGTGGATGCGGTCGGCGTGCGCAGCGCGGAAACGGAGAGCGAGCTCGAGCAGATCGAGCAGGAGCTAGAGCGCGCGAGCGAGATCCTGGTGAGGAACGAGGCCGGGCTCGCTCTGCAAAAGGACCGATCGGCGGCTCAGGCAGCTGCCGAGGTGCAGCACTGCGTCGCCGAAGTCGCGGCCCACGCCCGGGGTTACCTGCGCGCGCGACTCGCCACGCTCGTGCTCGAGCGCGAAATCGAGCGCTATTGCAACGAGTATCAGGCGCCCCTGCTCGCGCGCGCGAGCGAGCTTGTGCAAGCGCTCACGCTGGGCCGTTACACGCAGGTTCATGCCGCGGTCGATAGCCGCGGAGGGACCGCCTTGCGCTGCGAGCGCAACGATGGAGTCCAGGTGCCCGTAGACGGCTTGAGCGATGGAACGCGCGATCAGCTGTACTTGGCGTTGCGACTGGCCAGCCTCGAACGCTATGCCGCGCGCGGCTGCGGATTGCCGCTGGTGCTCGATGATGCATTGGTGCACTTCGACGATAAGCGCGCTGCCGCGGCGCTGCGCGTGCTTTCGGACCTGACCCGGCGCACGCAGGTGCTCTTGTTCACTCACCACACCCAGGTCGTGGATCTGGCCCGCAAGGCGGTTGGACGGCAATTGCTGCTCGAGCGGGACCTGCCCGAGCCGACGCAGCCCAGACCCGCGCAACCGGCGCTGCCGCTCGGACCGTAAGACGTCGCCTGAGGGCCCGGGCCCGTGATCAGGAGCAGGGGCTGGGTCCGGTGCTGGGCCGGGATCGGGATCGGGATCCGACACGGGATCTGGCACGGATCGGGATCGCTGTCTTCAGCCTCGGCCCCTGTCTTCGGCCTCGGGTACCCGTGGACGGGTCGATGGAATTGTCCAATCGCGGGATATTCCGGATAAGCCGGAGTCTCATGCTACGATTGCTTCGAGTCATCCCGCCTCGAGTCATCCCGCCTCGAGTCATCCCGCCTCGAGTCATCCCGCTTCGAGTCGTTCTGGTTGGATCCACTCATGAAACCGGATACGCCCGATACGCTGACATGTGTTGGCCACACGCCTCGCCGTTACGTGTCGGCGGCCGCGCTGCTGCTTGCGTTTTCCAGTGCGGCCGCCGGCGGCTGTGCGTACCCGCGGCGCACGACCCGCGTCCAGCCCGCCGTAGGTACCATCAAAGCGGCGGACCGGCCCGACAACCTTTGGGAGCTGCGGCTCGAGAGCGCCGATGTCCCGCCTCGCAAGGCATCGGGGCACCGCTGGGACGATGACGGCAGCAAGCCCGACCCCTTTTTTCGCCTGCAGATCGACGGTCGCGAAGTGTGGCGAAGCCCAACGCGGCCCGACACGCTGCAGCCGGCATGGCGTTCGCCCCTGCCACGCAACATCCACATCACACGCCGATCGCGTTTGCAGCTCGAGCTCTGGGACGATGACGGCCCCTCGGCGGATCCCATCGGTGTCATGCAGCGGCGGGGTCTGCCGGCGTCGATGGTGATTGGCGCGAGCACGCGTTTGTCCTTTCGCAGCATGGCGGTGGTGACGCTTTCGCTGCACCGGGCCAAGGCGCACCGCGGCATCGGCATCCGGTTGTTCGAGGTCCATAGCGACGAGCTGAGGGTGCTCGAGGTCGAGCCCTACTCGCCGGCGGCGCGTGCAGGCATCAAGATCGACGACCGCATCGTGGCCATCGGCGAGCAGGCCGTTGCCGAGCTAGGCGAGCAGGCAGCGGTCGGCCAGCTATCCCTTGCCGCAGACAAACAGGCCGCGCTGAGCGTCGTGGGAGCCGACGGACGCACGCGCAAGGTCAACCTGGACTCGGGCTATCTGTGGCTCACGATGTGAGGTCAGCGCTCCCACGTCAAGACGGCGACACCACGGACGGTGAAGAGGTTGACGGTATTGGCGCACGACGCCGTCTTCAGGCCCTCGTCGAAGCCAAGCTCGACTTCTGTCGGCGAGCCGCGAGG
The Pseudomonadota bacterium genome window above contains:
- a CDS encoding IscS subfamily cysteine desulfurase, translated to MTVKLPVYMDYHATTPVDPRVLEAMLPYFTEKFGNAASRNHVFGWVAEEAVEYAREQIAELIHARSEKEIVFTSGATESDNLALKGIAEFYKEKGDHIITAKTEHKAVLDTCKRLEKRGFKVTYLDVRRDGLVDPDDVRRAITDKTIVVSIMAANNEIGTINPVAEIGEVTREKGVLFHCDAVQAAGKVDFDVESMKVDLASFSAHKMYGPKGVGALYVRRSKPRARLVAEMDGGGHERGMRSGTLNVPSIVGFGRAAQLVARERHDDAQRLLRLRQRLHQHLRDHLDEVYLNGAGDPHRLPGNLNVSFAFVEGEALMMAIKDVAVSSGSACTSASLEPSYVLRALGVGEELAHSSIRFGLGKFNTEEEVDYVGELVVEHVKRLRDMSPLFEMHQEGIDMSSIQWEAH
- a CDS encoding MerR family transcriptional regulator, giving the protein MTSGPIQLGPARRGGRPVAPRMLRVGDLARQTGKTVRALHLYEELGLLEPAHRSKGGYRLYYADSVLRVSWITKLQDMGFSLSEIKAIVGQFEASSSAPSAMHQIESLFRDRLAETRAQLKRLRQLEGELEASLEYLRTCGTCDPRRLLNACGTCELHEAAEEEPDLVAGFRAQQSAARG
- a CDS encoding DNA internalization-related competence protein ComEC/Rec2 codes for the protein MSLIVPIAVAWLLALLLSAWSVGHDLRLELALAALALACCALLAAGAGARRWDLWGGVLSLATLLAGLSLGDAPQPRVAYPEAGLYRLRLRVQQVRHGPGNEASTRATVLEGSRVADHRPLLPGTRLLIGPRPLLEGSEVWLLAHVRPLTSFRNATARRQPRSSHPIDGLAWIPEVSPVRSVGISTPSLLVRLRQRVRTRLTKTLQPRTAGIARALILGDGRAVQTADRQAVRQAGLSHILAVSGLHVAIMSGVLVTLLRLLLLRCGWLARRFEARRLACLLGAPLALGVAAFAGGAPSAWRAAITAALGWLLVAAGRKPAPGPLTAAAGLAFTVAAPQDAARPGFLLSIVATAALVSAAPARRARFADRLLQAAVLSIRVTLATAPIVLWCFGSLPLIGVVANVVLAPAAAHVVIPLAALHSAVALVAPGAAGPTGWLMEHTSGAFIAACGWFGEAPGVDVPPLSPLQGTVLAVAALTLLALRSWPKRVWAAILATVVLFAFEVWQHHVGQPRDVLRVTFVDVGQGDAALIDLPDGRAMLIDAGGNPGGGPDPGTRALLPLLGERRRSRIDVVAITHPHPDHYGGLASLVDRIPIGELWDTGQGSAEQPDGEADKLFARARGRATRVIGPGELCDRPRQAGGARIEVLWPCPGYDPGLDLNDNSLVIRIAFGRHRFLFTGDIEREAEKALVRQGIDLRADVLKVPHHGSRTSTDPTFLAAVSPRLAVLSTGRGNRFGHPHAEVVQRLTAATRRLLRTDEDGGVVVTSDGNELRVRTWREQMGP
- a CDS encoding DNA repair exonuclease, with product MKFVHAADLHLDSPMVGLRRYEGAPVEEIRAATRRALENLVELCIAERAELLLLAGDLYDGDWRDYSTGLFFAAQMSRLREASVRVVWIRGNHDAASQITRHLRLPEGMHELSPLEPATCTLEDLGVAVHGQGFAKRAITADLAATYPEPIPGLFNIGLLHTCLTGRVGHDPYAPCTTEALVNRGYAYWALGHVHRREIVCSDPWIVFPGNLQGRHAREVGDKGATLVTVQDGAVSRVDHVALDVVRFCRSEIDLSDLGSPDDMLEHARRLLERAAAAAEGRTLAARIALVGSGALQQRLEADPERWENEVRVLATDLGGYGVWLERLDFVPGPLASDPTTQGAEVLQRLLGSMHRLRREPRALEALMSELGPLRSKLPPEVRAAPEGEGLRLDSPSALGALLDDAERLLRSKLVPADERS
- a CDS encoding AAA family ATPase, whose product is MRLLELALLAFGPFSNLTLSFRAPGPKLVVVHGRNEAGKSTVLRAVSALLYGIPRRTTDVQVHTASALRIGGVLELEDGTELHLVRRRSDFADLLDPAGQPMDEAVLTRALGGLPQSLFGAMFGLSHDSLREGADALLRGGGDVGESLFDASLGGRAVHDVLGELRRESDALFRPRGKSPRLNVALRRLREAKERSRKAGLGLDAWLQQEQAIAQAGSEIEQLKQRRHRLRVEHKGLERARQVLPLLGRLQQLRGKRSALGDVVLLPSSASSERVELQRKLLACLSERQRVEQDTATLTLRRRELVVREELAQVDEPTMEALTADFGRFRAAASDLPRRRAEAKALREEVRTSLDRLSCVRSIDQARETRVPSALQARIRRLAHEQGALEASISQLERNAGNRRRKLDALAAQMSSLPAVQGLEPLRRALVAAQGLGDIDSIIGQRRAEREQIKTRTEVEAASLGLSSADPAALVALALPGIETVELHASQQRERDARRAELTRRERELLRSKSDTQQQIDELRRQGDVPTESELGERRQARARAWQQLRAHMGRPARNDVPGIPAAPLGCQPGERVTPAGQGSDSACGDRVLAYEQLVAETDEIADRLRREAGRVAKLAGLLAATSRHDNDSQRLQAEQRELTGSEQAGQRAWNELWSPRGLSPASPVEMRGWMARFQELRAQAMRQLELDRELERLVARRRQQRALLRERLGEAGRCHQAEQSTDTLGPVIDQALALVAELEQRASQARMLAQSFQIEQAELGDLEREVGDSTLAHATWSASWKEAIVQLGIPAEATPAEALAELDAFVNVRSKLAELDRLERRIGAMERDGERFLARARELAERTCPELRDLQPEVAAERLLRMQRNHKQRLEARRRLDEDLADKRELLAELSGREAQAQRGLALLMQAARATSIERLELAEQQSEAALRLDSELLETEAQLLAAGQGAGLETLLAETRDLDVDAVGVRSAETESELEQIEQELERASEILVRNEAGLALQKDRSAAQAAAEVQHCVAEVAAHARGYLRARLATLVLEREIERYCNEYQAPLLARASELVQALTLGRYTQVHAAVDSRGGTALRCERNDGVQVPVDGLSDGTRDQLYLALRLASLERYAARGCGLPLVLDDALVHFDDKRAAAALRVLSDLTRRTQVLLFTHHTQVVDLARKAVGRQLLLERDLPEPTQPRPAQPALPLGP
- a CDS encoding PDZ domain-containing protein, giving the protein MKPDTPDTLTCVGHTPRRYVSAAALLLAFSSAAAGGCAYPRRTTRVQPAVGTIKAADRPDNLWELRLESADVPPRKASGHRWDDDGSKPDPFFRLQIDGREVWRSPTRPDTLQPAWRSPLPRNIHITRRSRLQLELWDDDGPSADPIGVMQRRGLPASMVIGASTRLSFRSMAVVTLSLHRAKAHRGIGIRLFEVHSDELRVLEVEPYSPAARAGIKIDDRIVAIGEQAVAELGEQAAVGQLSLAADKQAALSVVGADGRTRKVNLDSGYLWLTM